Proteins encoded in a region of the Brassica napus cultivar Da-Ae chromosome A9 unlocalized genomic scaffold, Da-Ae chrA09_Random_1, whole genome shotgun sequence genome:
- the LOC125594530 gene encoding 40S ribosomal protein S8-1-like, translating into MGISRDSIHKRRATGGKQKQWRKKRKYEMGRQPANTKLSSNKTVRRIRVRGGNVKWRALRLDTGNYSWGSEAVTRKTRVLDVVYNASNNELVRTKTLVKSAIVQVDAAPFKQWYLQHYGVEVGRKKKNASAAAVKKDGEEGGEAAPAAAAPEETKKSNHVLRKIESRQEGRSLDSHIEDQFASGRLLACISSRPGQCGRADGYILEGKELEFYQKKIQKKKGKGAA; encoded by the exons ATGG GTATCTCTCGTGACTCCATCCACAAGAGGCGTGCCACTGGAGGCAAGCAGAAGCAATGGAGGAAGAAGCGAAA GTACGAGATGGGAAGGCAGCCAGCCAACACCAAGTTGTCCAGCAACAAGACGGTGAGAAGAATCAGAGTCCGTGGAGGTAACGTCAAGTGGCGTGCGTTGAGGCTCGACACCGGTAACTACTCGTGGGGAAGTGAAGCTGTTACCCGCAAGACCAGGGTTCTTGATGTTGTCTACAACGCTTCCAACAACGAGCTCGTCAGGACCAAGACTCTTGTCAAGAGTGCTATTGTTCAGGTTGATGCTGCTCCTTTCAAGCAGTGGTACTTGCAGCATTATGGAGTTGAGGTTGGTCGCAAGAAGAAGAATGCTTCTGCTGCTGCCGTCAAGAAGGACGGAGAG GAAGGTGGAGAAGCTGCTCCAGCTGCTGCCGCTCCTGAGGAGACCAAGAAGAGTAACCACGTCTTGAGGAAGATCGAGAGCCGTCAAGAGGGACGCAGCCTTGATTCCCACATCGAGGACCAGTTTGCCAGCGGACGTCTCTTGGCGTGCATCTCATCAAGGCCTGGCCAGTGTGGACGTGCTGATGG ATACATTCTTGAAGGCAAAGAGCTAGAGTTCTACCAAAAGAAGATCCAGAAGAAGAAGGGAAAGGGTGCTGCTTAA